In Citrobacter sp. RHB25-C09, the following proteins share a genomic window:
- a CDS encoding MBL fold metallo-hydrolase, giving the protein MAKVTAFEVGYCTHIGCMALKGAGFRVCKFPSRAWLLEVGSRRWLWDTGYSSWFEHYTRDGVFRLYRQVTPVYFDPKQSLAQQLLAQGVVEGDITAIILSHFHADHVAGLRDFPNMACICSGVGWQEVRTLRGFAALRQAFIPGLFPPEFESSLRFIESFARLRLPEALAPFEWGYMLPESQGEIFLVPLPGHAAGHIGAFVQTDNGWTLLAADAAWSPANYRELRGPSRLANLVMSDPANYYRTLEQLNRLWQKGSVDIRLCHEGDL; this is encoded by the coding sequence ATGGCAAAAGTTACCGCATTTGAGGTTGGGTACTGTACCCACATAGGCTGCATGGCACTCAAGGGGGCCGGATTCAGGGTATGTAAATTTCCCTCCCGTGCCTGGTTGCTTGAAGTCGGTTCCCGGCGTTGGCTGTGGGACACAGGGTATTCTTCCTGGTTCGAACACTACACGCGCGACGGTGTTTTTCGCCTTTATCGTCAGGTCACGCCCGTTTATTTCGACCCCAAACAATCCCTGGCGCAGCAGTTACTCGCACAGGGGGTGGTTGAGGGCGATATCACCGCTATCATCCTGTCGCACTTTCACGCGGACCACGTTGCCGGGCTGCGTGATTTCCCGAACATGGCGTGTATTTGCTCTGGTGTTGGCTGGCAGGAGGTGAGAACGTTGCGCGGGTTCGCCGCACTGCGCCAGGCATTTATACCCGGACTCTTCCCGCCGGAGTTTGAATCTTCTCTGCGTTTTATCGAAAGCTTTGCACGCCTGAGGCTGCCAGAAGCGCTGGCACCCTTTGAGTGGGGTTATATGCTTCCTGAAAGCCAGGGTGAAATTTTCCTCGTCCCGCTTCCCGGTCATGCGGCCGGGCATATTGGCGCGTTCGTCCAGACAGACAATGGCTGGACGTTACTGGCGGCGGATGCGGCCTGGTCGCCAGCAAACTATCGTGAGCTACGCGGCCCCTCACGCTTAGCCAATCTGGTGATGTCAGATCCGGCAAACTATTATCGCACCCTCGAACAGCTTAATCGCCTTTGGCAAAAGGGCAGCGTGGACATTCGCTTGTGCCATGAGGGGGATCTGTGA
- a CDS encoding NAD(P)-dependent oxidoreductase, with translation MKILVTGATSGLGRNAVQSLLESGYTVVATGRNLTQGERLKNAGATFVPLDLTQASPETCARLMDDCEAVWHCAAKSSPWGNRASFWQANVQATRTLVQAAGSVGVPRFVHISTPAVYFDFQHHYDVPESYLARAFSSHYASSKYQAEREIADAVARFDSTTFVILRPRGLFGPHDNVIVPRLMQQLQRDGGILCLPRGGEALLDLTYVQNVVHAMELATHGNGLRSGSIYNVTNHQPQRLADMLDALLRQQLGLRYKIRSVPWPVLSLAARGMELVGKCIDKEPRVTRYSAGTVCFDMTLSAEKAIADMGYHPRYSMEEGILLTGEWLRTYGKSYRI, from the coding sequence ATGAAGATCCTCGTGACCGGGGCGACCAGCGGACTGGGGCGCAACGCGGTACAGTCTCTGCTGGAATCTGGCTACACGGTAGTCGCTACCGGGCGAAACCTGACGCAAGGTGAACGGCTGAAAAATGCGGGCGCGACCTTTGTTCCTCTCGATCTGACACAGGCAAGTCCGGAAACCTGCGCCAGACTGATGGACGACTGCGAAGCGGTGTGGCACTGCGCTGCAAAGTCTTCGCCCTGGGGAAACCGTGCGTCGTTCTGGCAGGCCAATGTACAGGCGACACGAACGCTGGTTCAGGCGGCGGGCAGCGTCGGCGTGCCGCGCTTTGTCCATATCTCTACGCCTGCGGTGTACTTCGACTTTCAACACCATTACGACGTGCCGGAAAGCTATTTGGCCAGGGCATTTTCCAGCCACTACGCCAGCAGCAAGTATCAGGCCGAGCGCGAAATTGCCGATGCCGTTGCTCGCTTTGATTCAACAACGTTCGTGATTTTGCGCCCGCGAGGTCTGTTCGGTCCGCACGATAACGTTATTGTTCCGCGCCTGATGCAGCAACTTCAACGTGATGGCGGCATACTGTGCTTGCCGCGCGGCGGTGAGGCGCTGTTGGATCTGACTTACGTCCAGAACGTAGTCCACGCTATGGAGCTGGCGACACACGGCAACGGTCTTCGCTCGGGCAGCATTTATAATGTGACCAACCACCAGCCGCAGCGGTTGGCCGATATGCTCGACGCGCTACTGCGCCAACAGTTGGGACTGCGCTATAAAATCCGCTCTGTACCCTGGCCGGTGTTATCGCTGGCGGCACGCGGAATGGAACTGGTAGGAAAATGCATCGACAAGGAGCCACGGGTAACCCGTTACAGTGCAGGAACGGTTTGCTTTGACATGACGCTGAGTGCCGAAAAGGCAATCGCGGATATGGGATACCACCCTCGCTACTCCATGGAGGAAGGAATTTTGCTCACGGGAGAATGGCTGAGGACATATGGCAAAAGTTACCGCATTTGA
- a CDS encoding 3-oxoacyl-[acyl-carrier-protein] synthase III C-terminal domain-containing protein: MGHAWESAVTAGLKIVATGIALPENKVSSASLDAFLHKPSGYVEKRSGIAWRYHAADDASQAELAARALHNTLQAGSLSPSSIDLLICASAIAVQALPCSAIHILKAAKMPVGVAGFDINSSCVSFISALEVAAGLLNTGAYRRIAIVSADIASRGIDWNHEESSLIFGDGAACAIVERGDRKSGILASLIEMYPDGSELCEIRAGGTRCNPRAGMNDSDFLFHMQGKSLFRFASSLIEDYFARLLTKSGLQLADIHTVIPHQASHLSLEHMRKRLRVPESALIDVYRHCGNQVAASIPTALHEAVISGRFTAGNPALLIGTAAGLTLAGMVLIP; encoded by the coding sequence GTGGGCCATGCGTGGGAATCGGCAGTTACAGCCGGATTAAAAATTGTAGCAACCGGCATTGCCTTACCTGAAAATAAAGTGTCATCAGCAAGCCTGGATGCCTTTCTGCATAAGCCTTCGGGCTACGTTGAGAAACGCTCCGGCATCGCCTGGCGTTATCATGCAGCGGACGATGCCAGCCAGGCGGAACTCGCCGCCAGAGCGTTGCATAATACGCTACAGGCGGGATCGCTTTCTCCATCCTCCATTGACCTCCTGATTTGTGCTTCTGCCATTGCTGTTCAGGCTTTGCCATGCAGCGCTATTCACATTCTTAAAGCCGCAAAGATGCCTGTCGGCGTGGCGGGGTTTGATATTAACAGCAGTTGTGTAAGCTTTATTTCCGCGCTGGAAGTGGCTGCCGGCCTGTTGAATACCGGCGCGTACCGGCGGATTGCCATCGTGTCGGCGGACATAGCGTCACGGGGTATTGACTGGAATCACGAAGAGTCGTCGCTTATTTTTGGCGACGGCGCGGCATGTGCCATCGTTGAACGAGGCGACCGCAAGAGCGGTATTCTTGCCAGCCTGATCGAAATGTACCCCGACGGTAGCGAATTATGCGAAATACGCGCGGGGGGAACCCGTTGTAATCCCAGAGCGGGAATGAACGACAGTGATTTCCTTTTCCACATGCAGGGGAAATCCCTGTTTCGCTTTGCCTCTTCTTTGATCGAAGACTATTTCGCCCGCTTGCTGACTAAAAGCGGCCTGCAACTTGCGGATATCCACACGGTCATCCCCCATCAGGCGAGCCACCTTTCGCTTGAACATATGCGAAAGCGCCTGCGCGTGCCGGAATCTGCGCTGATCGACGTTTACCGCCATTGTGGCAATCAGGTGGCGGCGTCGATCCCGACAGCGCTGCACGAGGCGGTCATTAGCGGGCGATTCACGGCGGGAAACCCCGCACTGCTTATCGGTACTGCGGCAGGTTTAACGCTGGCCGGCATGGTGCTCATACCATGA
- the narI gene encoding respiratory nitrate reductase subunit gamma yields MHFLNMFFFDIYPYIAGSVFLIGSWLRYDYGQYTWRAASSQMLDRKGMNLASNLFHFGILGIFAGHFLGMLTPHWMYEAWLPIEVKQKMAMIAGGAAGLMTLVGGLLLLKRRLFSPRVRATTTGADILILSLLVIQCALGLLTIPFSAQHMDGSEMMKLVGWAQSVVTFHGGASSHLDGVAFIFRLHLVLGMTLFLLFPFSRLVHIWSAPVEYLTRKYQVVRARR; encoded by the coding sequence ATGCACTTCCTTAATATGTTCTTCTTCGACATCTACCCGTACATCGCCGGGTCCGTGTTTTTGATCGGCAGTTGGCTGCGTTACGACTATGGTCAGTACACTTGGCGCGCCGCCTCCAGTCAGATGCTGGATCGCAAGGGGATGAACCTGGCATCAAACCTGTTCCATTTTGGCATCCTGGGGATTTTCGCTGGTCACTTCCTGGGCATGCTGACGCCACACTGGATGTATGAAGCCTGGTTGCCCATCGAGGTGAAGCAAAAGATGGCGATGATCGCGGGCGGCGCGGCGGGGCTGATGACGCTGGTGGGTGGCCTTCTGCTGCTGAAGCGCCGTCTGTTCAGCCCGCGCGTGCGGGCAACCACGACCGGGGCTGATATCCTGATCCTCTCGCTGCTGGTTATCCAGTGTGCGCTGGGTCTGTTGACCATCCCGTTCTCCGCGCAACATATGGACGGAAGCGAGATGATGAAACTGGTGGGGTGGGCGCAGTCGGTGGTGACCTTCCACGGCGGGGCGTCTTCGCATCTGGACGGCGTGGCGTTTATCTTCCGTCTGCACCTGGTGCTGGGGATGACGCTGTTCCTGCTGTTCCCGTTCTCGCGTCTTGTGCATATCTGGAGTGCGCCGGTGGAGTATCTGACGCGCAAATATCAGGTAGTTCGCGCTCGTCGGTAA
- the narJ gene encoding nitrate reductase molybdenum cofactor assembly chaperone, with protein MIELVIVSRLLEYPDADLWQHQQELYDALASSENLDKEDAQRLSVFLRDLTAKDLLDVQANYSELFDRGRATSLLLFEHVHGESRDRGQAMVDLMAQYEQHGLQLDSRELPDHLPLYLEYLAQLPKSEALGGLQDIAPILALLSARLQQRESHYAVLFDLLLRLANAAVDSEKLAEKIADEARDDTPQALDAVWEEEQVKFFADQGCGESEIAAHQRRFAGAVAPQYLNITTGGQQ; from the coding sequence ATGATTGAACTCGTCATTGTTTCGCGTCTGCTCGAGTACCCGGATGCTGACCTGTGGCAGCATCAGCAGGAACTGTACGATGCACTCGCGTCATCAGAAAATCTGGATAAAGAGGATGCGCAACGTCTCAGCGTCTTCCTGCGCGATTTAACCGCGAAAGACCTGTTGGACGTGCAGGCCAACTATAGCGAATTGTTCGATCGTGGCCGTGCAACGTCGCTGCTGCTGTTTGAGCACGTTCACGGTGAATCTCGCGATCGGGGTCAGGCGATGGTGGATTTGATGGCCCAGTACGAACAGCACGGGTTGCAACTCGACAGTCGTGAACTGCCGGACCATCTTCCGCTGTACCTGGAATATCTCGCACAGTTGCCGAAGAGCGAAGCGCTGGGTGGATTGCAGGATATCGCGCCGATTCTGGCCTTGCTGAGCGCGCGACTGCAACAGCGCGAAAGCCATTACGCGGTGCTGTTTGACCTGCTGCTCAGGCTGGCGAATGCGGCTGTCGACAGTGAAAAACTCGCAGAAAAAATCGCCGATGAAGCACGTGATGATACACCACAGGCGCTTGATGCAGTCTGGGAAGAAGAGCAGGTGAAATTCTTTGCCGATCAGGGCTGTGGCGAATCAGAAATTGCCGCTCACCAACGTCGTTTTGCCGGTGCCGTGGCGCCGCAATATCTGAATATCACCACCGGAGGACAGCAATAA